The proteins below come from a single Streptomyces sp. B3I8 genomic window:
- a CDS encoding N-formylglutamate amidohydrolase, whose amino-acid sequence MNDNDSRSPVPGRTAPAPQPFRHLPGAPDSPVILHVPHSSRTIPDHVRPGITLDDAALEAELDHITDAHTAQIAAAAVARCAAAPWRFVNGLSRLVVDPERFPDEREEMLSVGMGAVYTRTTHGEELRPSAYDGQHLLDTYFHPYAAAMTDAVAERLAAVGRAVIVDVHSYPTVRLPYELHGDGPRPPICLGRDAFHTPDALLSHAQKAFARFGGTGIDSPFRGTYVPLRHYGRDPRVTALMIEIRRDVYMTEPGGPYGPGLDALADALAELADGTGTS is encoded by the coding sequence ATGAACGACAACGACTCGCGCTCCCCCGTGCCCGGGCGGACCGCACCGGCGCCGCAGCCCTTCCGCCACCTCCCGGGCGCGCCCGACTCCCCCGTCATCCTCCACGTCCCCCACTCCTCGCGGACGATCCCCGACCACGTACGGCCCGGAATCACGCTCGACGACGCCGCGCTCGAGGCGGAGCTGGACCACATCACCGACGCGCACACCGCTCAGATCGCGGCCGCCGCCGTCGCCCGCTGCGCCGCGGCTCCCTGGCGGTTCGTGAACGGTCTCTCGCGCCTGGTGGTCGACCCCGAGCGGTTCCCGGACGAGCGGGAGGAGATGCTCTCCGTCGGCATGGGCGCGGTGTACACGCGGACCACGCACGGCGAGGAGCTCCGCCCGTCGGCGTACGACGGTCAGCACTTGCTGGACACGTACTTCCACCCCTACGCCGCCGCCATGACCGACGCGGTCGCCGAGCGGCTCGCCGCCGTGGGGCGGGCGGTGATCGTGGACGTGCACTCGTACCCGACCGTGCGGCTGCCCTACGAACTCCACGGCGACGGCCCCCGCCCGCCGATCTGCCTCGGCCGGGACGCCTTCCACACCCCCGACGCGCTCCTCTCCCACGCGCAGAAGGCCTTCGCCCGCTTCGGCGGCACCGGCATCGACAGCCCGTTCCGGGGCACGTACGTCCCCCTGCGCCACTACGGGCGGGACCCCCGGGTCACCGCCCTGATGATCGAGATCCGCCGCGACGTCTACATGACGGAACCGGGCGGTCCGTACGGCCCGGGTCTCGACGCGCTGGCAGACGCGCTGGCGGAACTGGCCGACGGGACCGGGACGAGCTGA